Part of the Pyrobaculum calidifontis JCM 11548 genome, CGGAAAGTCCAACATCTTAGACGCGGCGGCGTTAGTGGGCTATTTCGCCAGATTTCTACGCGACGAGTACGATGTACAGACCTCCGCGTACGAGCCGTTGCCTATTTTGGCCAGGTTTTCTGCCCCGCAACAGCTGTTTACCTACGGCGATATTACGAAAAGGGTCTTTATAGAGCTGGCCCCAGAGCCAGGGAAAGGAGCGGCGTTGGAGCTACAGTACAGCGGCGGTAGCCCTAAAGCCGTCTTCAACGGCGTCTCTGTGCCTTGGGACCTCATATTGGCTCGTCTTCCTATTCTAATGGCTCTCAACTTTTCGTCTTTTTTGTCGGCGTTGCGGCGTGCTGCAAATAATGAGCCGCTTATGGAGGCTAGGCTGTACGGCTACGATAGGTATGGCTTGTCCTCTCCTCACTGCGAAACCCGTCTGTCCTGCGGATTTGTGGCTAGGCTGAGGGGTCAGCAGTCTGTGCCTTATCCCAAGAACGTGTTGAGTGAGCTTGGGTGGAACGCCATGGCGTTGGCTAAGTCTGTGCGTGACGTGGTGGTTGAGCTAAATGCAACGTTGGAGGAGCTGGAAGTCGGCGTCGAGGTGAAGTTTCTACAGTCTGGGGCCGTGGTGGTCTTTGACCGGGATTACGAGGTGGAGTCCTCCTCTGTGTCAGACGCTGTGTTTAGGACGCTGTACTACTTAATGGCGGTGAGGACCTCCATGAACTATGTAAAGCTCTACGGGCTGGAGGGGAGGTACGTCGTACTCCTCGAGGAGCCTGAGGCGCACGTATTCCCCTACTTCCTCTCCCTCTTGGCCAACTACTTGGCCCGGGCGGCGGAGCACATGTACGTAGTCGTTACTACTCACAACCCGCTCTTTGTCTCAATGCTGTGGGACAGAGTGAAGGAGCTGAAGACTTACTACGTGGCCAGGGATAGGGAGGGGCTGACGCGGGCGTGGGAAGTGGACGTCGGAAAGCTCGCCAGAGACCTTGCCACAGCCGAAGATCTGCTCTATATGCCGCCGCGGGAGGTTGTCGCTAAATATTCTACGTGAGAATGGAGTTGACCGTGGTTCCGGAGTGTTATGCTAACGCATGTTTTGCGCAGAAGCTGGTGGACATACTACGCGCGGCTCACGGTGTAAACCCCAGAGTAATTCACCGTCGAGTGAGTGGACGCGATAGGATACTAAACATCCTCAAGCAACTTCCGCAGGACAATGTCCTCGTCATAATTGATTATGAGGTAGGGCCGGCTAGGAAGTACATAGATGAGAACTTTGACCTGGAGAGAGTTGTAGAAGGGATTTATGTGGGCGTTTTTAGACGTTCGCAGAGCGTGGTAGCTGTGGTGTTTGACCCCAGGATTGAGGAGGCGTTTATTTGCAGATATTTGAGAGAAAGGTGCAACGATGTAAATTGGGTAAGGAGGGTAAAAAGCGGCGAGGCCTGCATCGCTCTGGTGGAGCTATTTAATGGAGAAGCCGTGGCCGCCCTTCTGCGGAAAGTCGGCACGGCGATTGTGGAGAGGTTGGGGGGTAACTAATATATTTTGGGCGTTGCTCTCCGCCATGCTGTGGACTGTTTTGCTGTATGCAAATGGCACAGTCCTCCTGTTGCTCAACGCCACCTTAGCCGGGGTTGTGGCCAACGTCTCTCTCCCGGCGTCTCCCCTCGCCAAGCCCTACGTCGCCCTCGACGGGGTGCCTGTGCCCTTCCTCTTCGAGGGGGACAGAGTCGTGGTGCCTCTGGGGGGCGGGGGCGTGGTGACAGTCAAGTACGTGCCCAGGCTCGGGGAGCTGGACGGCTTTCTCTACTTCAACCTAACTACGCCCGACCTCTTCGTGATATGGGCCGAGGCTGGCGTCTTGGCCCTCCCTCGCCTAACCGTGCTGAATTTCACCAAGGTGGGTAACGACGTGATTATAGTGGCCAAGGGCCCCGGCGCCCTAGCCTACGCCAAGGTGTCAAATGTCACACGGCCCCCGGCATCCACGCCGCAGAGCACCCCAACGTCTACGCCCCCCAGCCCCGCCCCAGCTACTGCGCAGAGCATCACGCCGGCCCTCCCCGCCACAACAACGACGACGCCTGTTGTAAATGTGCCGCACACTCAAGCATCCACGGCGTCCCCCTCAAGCGTGGTATCGCCGACTGCCGCGGCCCCGCCTATAGCGACCCCCGCCGGGCCTATCTCAACGGGTAGCCCCTCGCCCAGCGGCCAGCTTTTGCTGGCAATTGGCGTGGCCGCCGCCCTGGCGGCTCTGGCCGCCGTCTTTGTCAAAGGGAGACGCGGCGGTGGGGGTGGCGCTACTGTGGGCGGCCTCTCTGAGGTAGATGAGAGAATTTTGGCTTATCTGAGGGAGAGGGGCGGCGCCTATGAGTCTGAGATTGCCAGAGACTTGGGCATTCCGCGTACCACTGTGTTTAGGGCTGTGCGGCGGCTGGAAGAGGCGGGTCTCGTCATCGTGGAGAAGAGAGGCGGCAGGAATTTTGTTAGAAGAGTTGGCTGAGCTCGATTCCGGCCAGCGTCGTGGCCACTGCGGCGGCGGTGGCCAGCGCCGAGAGTTTTAGGTAGTCTCGTAGAGGTAGCCCGGTCTCTTTGTAGACTAGGTAGACTGCGGGGTGTGCAAAGGGGAGTAGTATGGGCATTGTGCCGAGTATGTACATCATGAGGGCGGCTTGGTTTGTTATAAGGGGCCCTAGCACCACGGCTGAGGGCACTAGGCCTATGGTGTTTGTGGCTAGTATGGCTGTGGCAAAGACCGTCGTGGGGCTGTTTAGATACTGGGCGAGGGGCTGTAGGACTCCGGTCTGTGCCACGGCTTGTCCAATCCCTATGAAGGAGCCTACGTAGATGAGGGTTTCCCATGATACCATTTGGTATAGCCTTTCCACTGCTCTGCCGCCGCCTGCCAATGCGACAAAGGTTCCCGCTATAAAGGCGAGCGCCGTGTCTGTGAATTGGCTAAGCGCCACCGCGACGGCCAGTCCGGCGAGCCCGGAGGCGGCTAGCCTAGGCCTAAAAGTCTTCACGGGCGACTTCGCTCTCTCCAGTCTGTAGTACGCGGCTAGGCGTTCTATGGCCTTCTCGTCGCCTGCCACTAGGAGCTCGTCGCCTGGCTTAAAGACATAGGTCTCCAGGCTTGAGACAGGCCCGCCTGCCACAATTCCCACCACGGCCACGGGAAAGGCCGCGTGCACTGGCTCCAACGCGAGGCTCTTCCCCACGAGCCTAGAACGTTGTGTCACGACTAAAAACTCCATGTGGTCTGACTTGACCTCGCCTAGGGGGAGAATTTGGAGGTCTCTAGACCTAAGCCTGGCCGGAATGTCGGAGGTCAGCACTTTGACTAAGAGGACATCTCCGCGCCTAAGCACGCGTCTCTTTGTAAGAATCTTCACTCTCTCCCTGGTCTCCACCTCCTTCTTCCATGCGCCGTCGAGGCTCTCGCCGACTAAGGCTCTAACTAAGACGCTCTTTGCTGCTGTGGGGACTGATGGGGCTATCTTCTCTGCGTATTTCGCAATAGCGACGAAGAGTGGCACGGCCAACAGCAGCGAGTACAGCGCAGGCTCTGTGAATTGAAATATGCCGACCTCCTCGCCAGTTGTCTGTGGGTATGTGCTGAGGAGGATTACGTTGCCCGCGTTTCCAATCATTGTCAGCCTGCCTCCAAGCGCGACCACGAAGGCGAGGGGGAGGACGTATGCCACCGGAGTCGTCTTCAGCCTCTTTGCGGTCTCAGCCACGAGGGCGGACAAGGCTAAAACTATGGCTACGTCGGATACAAAGCCCGAGGCGACGCCGGCCACGACGTAAAGCGCTGCCGCCAAGATAGTCATGTGCCTAGTCCGCTTGGCGAGTGACCCAGCCGCCAGATCTAAAAGCCCCGACTCGGCAATTACGCCGCTTATCACCATAGACCCAAACAACACGACTACGGCTGGCGCAATTAGAAAAGAAAGGGCACTCTGGAGGCTGTAGACTCCCACTAGGACAAGGGCCATGAGGGCTGTGAAGGCCGCTACGTCTGGTCTATACCTCAGAGAAGCGGCCACGGTTGCGAACAGAGCCGCCAAAATGACAACAGTGTGAAAATCCATGCGTGACCACCGCAGTCCTTGATATAAGAGTTGCGCCGCTGCGTATCCATTATACGCCTCGATGCGTAATGTGAACAAGAGTGTCAAGGAGGAAAGAGGCGTTGAAAGGATACTAAGCACCGTAGCTGAGGTTTTCTCGGAGTATGGCTACCGACGAAGTAGCTAAGAGGGCCGGCATTTATAAGGCATTGGTTTTTGGCACTTAATTAGATTGGCCAAGAGGGCCTCGTCAGAGGCCTCCTTAAGATGTCTGCTTGGTGGCGCATCACTTCTAGGCTCTCTAAATAGTGTAAATAAGCTGTGGAGTCTAGTAATGTGGACTGAGACGCCATTGAGATACTGTCTCCGAAGCTTAGGGCCGCCGCAAAGCTCTTCATAGAGACGGGGAATTTTGAGGCTTGTCCAGCGTCTCTCCGTCCTCTGCTTGGAGGACTTCGTTGAACTTCTGCGTTGTGTAAAAGCGTTGCCGATCGTTAGATTAGCTCCTCTAGCCTCCTTTTGGCGCTTTCCACTCCCCTCAGTGCCCACGTGGTGGCGGCCATTGCGCCGATAAGCCAGATGGCGGCGTTTAGGGCTAGGAATTGGCCCGCGGTGAGGACGCCCTCCGTGAACACCGCCGCAGTGTTTATAAGCCACGCAGACGCCGTGACGAGGCCTACCACTGAGGACCTAACGCCCGTGGGAAATAGCTCGCTCTCCAGGGCGCTCAGCGAGGCCCACGCCCACTCGGAGAAGACTAGGTTGAAGAAGAGGACCGCCAAATAGGCCCACTGCGGCGCCCCGTGCACCACCGCGAGGCCTACCGCAGTGGCAAAGCCGCCGAGGAACGCCGAGAGGAGCGCCGCCCTCCGAGAGGCATCTATTAGGGGGATGAACAAGAAGGCGCCCAGCGACGCGCCGAGGTTTGCCACAGCTATCACCACGGGGGCCGACTCTGGCCCATAGGCGAAGCCCTCGGCATATGGCGAATAGTACGCGGCTATGTTGTAAGTCACGAGCTGGGTGGCTGTCACAGTGATTAACACGGATAGGCGGAACAAGTACCTCCTCACAGCCTCTCCCAGGCCTATCTCAAGCGTGGCGGGGTTCACCTCCTCTGTCCCCAACAGCCTCTTTGCAAGGGCCTTAGCCTCAGCAACTCTCCCAGCTGCGGCTAGCCACCGGGGCGACTCGGGGAGGTGGAGCCGCGCGAAGAAGACAACCACGGCCAGGGCTAGGGCGGAGTAGAAGGTGTTAAGCACCACGGTGCCCGGGTCCTCTGCCAGCTCCTTGTACCACAGAGAGAGGCCCGCTATGACGGCGGCGCCGATGTTCCAGAAATTGGTTGCCAACATGATGGCCCTCCCCCTGAGGTATGGCGGGGAGAGCTCGGCGATGGCGGCGTAGGCTGGCCCCACCTCGCCTCCCACGCCGAAGTTTATCAGCGAGGTGACCAAGAGCGCCGTGGCCAAGTTAATCCATCCAGCCCAGT contains:
- a CDS encoding AAA family ATPase is translated as MLLRVENFKSIGHMDLRLASLTILIGPPGGGKSNILDAAALVGYFARFLRDEYDVQTSAYEPLPILARFSAPQQLFTYGDITKRVFIELAPEPGKGAALELQYSGGSPKAVFNGVSVPWDLILARLPILMALNFSSFLSALRRAANNEPLMEARLYGYDRYGLSSPHCETRLSCGFVARLRGQQSVPYPKNVLSELGWNAMALAKSVRDVVVELNATLEELEVGVEVKFLQSGAVVVFDRDYEVESSSVSDAVFRTLYYLMAVRTSMNYVKLYGLEGRYVVLLEEPEAHVFPYFLSLLANYLARAAEHMYVVVTTHNPLFVSMLWDRVKELKTYYVARDREGLTRAWEVDVGKLARDLATAEDLLYMPPREVVAKYST
- a CDS encoding helix-turn-helix transcriptional regulator, whose translation is MLWTVLLYANGTVLLLLNATLAGVVANVSLPASPLAKPYVALDGVPVPFLFEGDRVVVPLGGGGVVTVKYVPRLGELDGFLYFNLTTPDLFVIWAEAGVLALPRLTVLNFTKVGNDVIIVAKGPGALAYAKVSNVTRPPASTPQSTPTSTPPSPAPATAQSITPALPATTTTTPVVNVPHTQASTASPSSVVSPTAAAPPIATPAGPISTGSPSPSGQLLLAIGVAAALAALAAVFVKGRRGGGGGATVGGLSEVDERILAYLRERGGAYESEIARDLGIPRTTVFRAVRRLEEAGLVIVEKRGGRNFVRRVG
- a CDS encoding SLC13 family permease; its protein translation is MDFHTVVILAALFATVAASLRYRPDVAAFTALMALVLVGVYSLQSALSFLIAPAVVVLFGSMVISGVIAESGLLDLAAGSLAKRTRHMTILAAALYVVAGVASGFVSDVAIVLALSALVAETAKRLKTTPVAYVLPLAFVVALGGRLTMIGNAGNVILLSTYPQTTGEEVGIFQFTEPALYSLLLAVPLFVAIAKYAEKIAPSVPTAAKSVLVRALVGESLDGAWKKEVETRERVKILTKRRVLRRGDVLLVKVLTSDIPARLRSRDLQILPLGEVKSDHMEFLVVTQRSRLVGKSLALEPVHAAFPVAVVGIVAGGPVSSLETYVFKPGDELLVAGDEKAIERLAAYYRLERAKSPVKTFRPRLAASGLAGLAVAVALSQFTDTALAFIAGTFVALAGGGRAVERLYQMVSWETLIYVGSFIGIGQAVAQTGVLQPLAQYLNSPTTVFATAILATNTIGLVPSAVVLGPLITNQAALMMYILGTMPILLPFAHPAVYLVYKETGLPLRDYLKLSALATAAAVATTLAGIELSQLF
- a CDS encoding MFS transporter; this encodes MDKWTRAHWELFAVVSASFFLDGVLFSLVPATVYLLPGLADYAVYIFAANSLAFMAGALALGALTDRVGRRLGLIVSLSIYTAVAFAFVALYWAGWINLATALLVTSLINFGVGGEVGPAYAAIAELSPPYLRGRAIMLATNFWNIGAAVIAGLSLWYKELAEDPGTVVLNTFYSALALAVVVFFARLHLPESPRWLAAAGRVAEAKALAKRLLGTEEVNPATLEIGLGEAVRRYLFRLSVLITVTATQLVTYNIAAYYSPYAEGFAYGPESAPVVIAVANLGASLGAFLFIPLIDASRRAALLSAFLGGFATAVGLAVVHGAPQWAYLAVLFFNLVFSEWAWASLSALESELFPTGVRSSVVGLVTASAWLINTAAVFTEGVLTAGQFLALNAAIWLIGAMAATTWALRGVESAKRRLEELI